A section of the Ignavibacteriales bacterium genome encodes:
- a CDS encoding GDP-mannose 4,6-dehydratase: MKKALITGVTGQDGAYLSELLLGKGYEVKGITRDGSDIRTTNLSYLGILNDIELIQADLLDLSNLLRVIKDTAPDEIYNLAAQSSVGLSFQQPIGTLEFNIISTANLLEAIRSIKPETKFYNASSSEMYGRLRPENLPVTEETVLHPVSPYSISKASAHWITINYREAYDLYAVCGILFNHESALRGENFVTKKILEGALRISKGMLDKITLGNLSISRDWGYAPEYIKAMWLMLQQETPDDYIICSGQANTLENFTKKVFAENRVDYDKHVEFSEKLYRPVDLEIIYGDNSKAKKNLDWKYDISFDELIKKLVEDESKFFEWKQSKGVN, translated from the coding sequence ATGAAGAAAGCTTTAATAACGGGAGTAACAGGGCAGGATGGGGCTTACCTTTCGGAGCTATTGCTCGGTAAGGGATACGAGGTAAAAGGTATCACACGTGACGGTTCGGACATAAGAACTACAAACCTTAGCTATTTAGGTATTTTAAATGATATAGAGCTTATTCAGGCAGACCTGCTCGATCTTTCAAATCTTCTCAGGGTAATCAAGGATACAGCACCGGATGAGATATATAACCTTGCCGCGCAGAGCTCGGTAGGATTGTCTTTCCAGCAACCTATCGGAACGCTGGAATTTAATATTATCTCGACGGCAAATCTGCTCGAGGCAATAAGAAGTATAAAACCGGAGACAAAATTTTACAATGCGTCGAGCAGTGAGATGTACGGAAGGTTAAGACCGGAAAATCTCCCAGTAACTGAGGAGACGGTGCTTCACCCGGTGAGCCCGTACAGTATTTCAAAGGCATCGGCGCACTGGATCACGATAAATTACAGGGAAGCATACGATCTCTATGCGGTGTGCGGAATTCTTTTTAACCACGAGTCGGCACTGAGGGGAGAGAATTTCGTTACAAAGAAGATACTGGAAGGAGCATTAAGAATATCAAAAGGAATGCTCGATAAGATCACCCTGGGCAACCTTAGTATAAGCCGTGATTGGGGGTATGCCCCCGAGTATATTAAGGCAATGTGGCTGATGCTGCAGCAGGAAACGCCTGACGATTATATAATATGTTCAGGGCAGGCAAATACGCTGGAGAATTTTACAAAGAAAGTTTTTGCCGAAAACAGGGTTGATTATGACAAGCATGTGGAATTCAGCGAGAAACTATACCGGCCGGTAGATCTGGAAATAATCTACGGAGATAATTCGAAAGCAAAGAAGAATCTCGACTGGAAATATGACATTAGTTTCGATGAGCTGATAAAAAAACTTGTCGAGGACGAATCCAAATTTTTCGAATGGAAGCAAAGTAAAGGAGTTAATTGA